A section of the Leptospira kobayashii genome encodes:
- the mutS gene encoding DNA mismatch repair protein MutS: protein MSEDDALNTPVMRQFAEVKTQHPDSIVFFRMGDFYEMFQDDAKDAAVLLDITLTKRQNQIPMAGIPYHAAEGYIARLLSAGRKVVVCEQIKSDDPKAKIMLREVVRIITPGTVVEDHLLSGYQNNYLSVFWQEKNTVYLAFADVTTAELVYFYYTATEKEKIKDTIERFSPKELLYAETSKESIPELGRDKQLILTPLLPEFLPGEKQTGAQVLVHVLDCYLKYNYRQHNFSFKSPRLIDESEFLGLDERTISHLELVENENNKNHTLFGILNRCTTPSGKRYLRQRILFPTRNPEMIRSHWDKIEILITGKKERIQIQTKLSEMIDMERVLARFRGGKASPRDMSGIQKTISAYKSVKETLDTIAYPFADLSKELVLFGTLLEERVFPGELPVFLGNSPFIKAGYSKEYDLATLAKEKGKDWILELEEKEKKESGLSSLKIRYNKILGYFFEISRMQAKDAPSHFIKKQTLVTGERFTSPELEEKERSILEADEIIERIEKEEFDFLIAEALKSFSNFLQMAAEVASLDYHISLTQCKEEYQWIRPEIREDGKMILTDARHPVVEAFLPLGDRFVPNSLDLDPKEDSIAILTGPNMAGKSTYMRQVAINQILFQMGSYLPIKSASLPIVDRIFTRIGSGDNLTTGESTFFVEMKETAYILSQFTENSLILFDEVGRGTSTYDGLSIAWAIIEFLSGSFPRPKTIFATHYHELTELEKGKGIFNLYLDTFEKEGEVLFLKKVKKGKSKQSFGIYVAKLAGLPKEVTERASNILLGLESKKREIKVRKEEPLLFGNLLESALPGKSVSEERILKKLKNLSINSIPPIEALQILEELSRWSKEKE, encoded by the coding sequence ATGTCAGAGGATGATGCACTAAATACGCCCGTTATGCGGCAATTTGCGGAAGTAAAGACGCAGCACCCCGATTCCATTGTTTTTTTTCGGATGGGGGACTTTTATGAAATGTTCCAAGACGATGCAAAAGACGCTGCAGTTCTACTGGACATCACTCTCACCAAAAGACAAAATCAAATCCCCATGGCAGGGATTCCTTACCATGCAGCGGAAGGCTATATTGCAAGGTTACTTTCCGCAGGCAGAAAAGTAGTCGTCTGCGAACAAATCAAATCGGATGATCCGAAAGCAAAAATCATGCTTAGGGAAGTGGTGCGGATCATCACTCCCGGAACCGTCGTTGAAGATCATTTGCTCAGCGGATACCAGAACAATTATTTATCCGTATTCTGGCAGGAAAAAAATACCGTCTATCTTGCGTTTGCTGATGTAACAACCGCTGAGTTGGTTTATTTTTATTACACCGCCACGGAAAAAGAAAAAATCAAAGATACGATCGAAAGATTTTCTCCGAAAGAATTATTGTATGCAGAAACTTCCAAAGAGTCCATCCCTGAACTTGGGCGGGACAAGCAACTGATCTTAACTCCCCTTTTGCCTGAGTTTTTACCCGGCGAAAAACAGACCGGTGCTCAGGTGCTTGTACATGTTTTGGATTGTTATCTCAAATACAATTACCGCCAACATAATTTCAGTTTCAAATCTCCAAGGCTCATTGATGAATCCGAATTTTTAGGATTGGATGAAAGAACCATTTCCCATCTGGAACTGGTGGAAAACGAAAACAATAAGAATCATACTCTATTCGGAATTCTGAATCGTTGCACTACCCCGAGCGGGAAGAGATACTTAAGACAAAGAATTCTTTTCCCTACAAGAAATCCGGAGATGATCAGATCCCATTGGGACAAAATTGAAATTTTAATTACAGGCAAAAAAGAAAGAATCCAGATTCAAACGAAACTCTCCGAAATGATCGACATGGAACGGGTGTTAGCCCGATTTCGCGGAGGCAAAGCTTCCCCCCGAGATATGAGCGGAATTCAAAAAACCATCTCCGCTTATAAATCCGTAAAAGAGACCCTGGATACCATAGCTTATCCGTTCGCCGATTTATCCAAAGAACTTGTTTTGTTCGGAACTCTCCTCGAAGAAAGGGTTTTCCCCGGTGAACTTCCCGTCTTCTTGGGAAACTCTCCTTTTATCAAAGCAGGATACTCAAAAGAATACGATCTTGCCACTCTTGCCAAAGAGAAAGGAAAAGATTGGATCTTAGAGCTGGAAGAAAAAGAAAAAAAAGAATCGGGACTCTCCTCTTTAAAGATCCGTTATAATAAAATCTTAGGTTATTTTTTTGAAATTTCAAGGATGCAAGCAAAAGACGCTCCGAGTCATTTCATAAAAAAACAAACACTCGTTACAGGGGAACGATTCACCTCTCCGGAGCTGGAGGAAAAAGAAAGATCCATCCTGGAAGCGGATGAAATCATAGAAAGGATCGAAAAAGAAGAATTCGATTTTTTAATTGCGGAAGCATTGAAAAGTTTTTCCAATTTCCTGCAAATGGCAGCCGAGGTGGCTTCCCTGGACTACCATATCTCCCTCACCCAATGTAAGGAAGAATACCAATGGATACGCCCTGAGATCAGAGAAGACGGTAAAATGATCCTAACAGATGCCCGCCATCCCGTTGTAGAAGCCTTCCTTCCTTTGGGGGATCGGTTTGTTCCCAACTCACTGGATCTCGACCCGAAGGAAGACTCCATCGCCATTCTCACCGGACCCAATATGGCGGGTAAATCGACTTATATGCGTCAGGTGGCGATCAATCAGATCCTATTCCAAATGGGATCTTATCTTCCCATCAAATCGGCATCTCTTCCGATCGTGGACAGAATATTTACCCGGATTGGTTCCGGCGACAATCTTACCACGGGAGAATCCACATTCTTTGTGGAAATGAAGGAAACCGCCTATATCTTAAGCCAATTCACAGAAAACAGTTTGATTCTATTTGACGAAGTGGGACGGGGAACGTCAACTTACGACGGTTTATCGATTGCCTGGGCGATCATAGAATTTCTATCAGGGAGTTTTCCCAGACCGAAAACGATCTTTGCCACACATTATCACGAGCTTACCGAACTTGAAAAAGGAAAAGGGATTTTCAATTTATACCTGGATACTTTTGAAAAAGAAGGAGAAGTATTATTCCTTAAAAAAGTAAAAAAGGGGAAATCAAAACAATCCTTCGGAATCTACGTGGCAAAATTGGCAGGGCTTCCCAAAGAAGTGACGGAGAGAGCATCCAATATACTTCTCGGACTCGAATCTAAAAAAAGAGAAATCAAAGTTCGCAAAGAAGAACCTCTTCTTTTCGGAAATCTCTTGGAGTCCGCATTACCCGGAAAATCGGTAAGCGAAGAAAGGATTCTGAAAAAACTGAAAAACCTGTCGATCAATTCCATTCCGCCGATCGAAGCCTTACAGATATTAGAAGAACTAAGTCGTTGGTCGAAAGAGAAAGAGTAA
- the serB gene encoding phosphoserine phosphatase SerB: MAVLLFIKKGKFENFSFVSSLQNQDLKNKFPSDPVSSFSFGHSCIEVLLDTPLSREELVDLRLSVASDRVDVLQMENHLNPKEPSLFCFDMDSTVIQEEVIDELARKHGVYEQVASVTKQAMDGGMGFEEALRKRVILLNGLSRKSFGEVYELLHLNSGMDILFQELPKLHTKISILSGGFTPVLDLFAKKYPVSFYRANHLEEKDGIFTGEILGEIIGKEKKAEYLNFYSKEQSILKEQIVAVGDGANDGLMLQSAHIGIGFHAKQGLKDQILNWIDFSDMSVLLFLFRPTT, from the coding sequence ATGGCTGTATTATTATTTATCAAAAAGGGAAAGTTTGAGAATTTTTCCTTTGTTTCTTCCCTCCAAAATCAGGACTTAAAAAACAAATTTCCTTCTGATCCTGTATCTTCTTTTTCCTTCGGTCATTCCTGTATCGAAGTCCTATTGGATACCCCTCTCTCTCGTGAGGAATTGGTGGACCTTCGGCTTTCCGTTGCCTCCGACCGGGTGGATGTATTGCAAATGGAAAATCATCTCAATCCGAAAGAACCGAGTCTTTTCTGTTTTGATATGGACTCCACCGTGATTCAGGAAGAAGTGATTGATGAATTGGCCCGCAAACACGGAGTCTACGAACAAGTCGCTTCCGTCACCAAACAAGCGATGGACGGTGGAATGGGGTTTGAGGAAGCGCTTAGGAAACGAGTGATTCTTTTGAATGGGTTGTCCCGAAAAAGTTTCGGGGAAGTTTATGAACTACTCCATTTGAATTCGGGAATGGATATTTTATTCCAGGAGCTTCCCAAGCTTCATACTAAGATTTCGATTCTAAGCGGGGGCTTTACTCCTGTTTTGGATTTGTTTGCAAAAAAATATCCTGTTTCCTTTTACAGAGCAAATCATTTGGAAGAAAAGGATGGGATCTTTACAGGTGAAATTTTAGGTGAGATCATCGGTAAGGAAAAGAAAGCCGAGTATTTGAATTTTTATTCCAAAGAACAAAGTATCCTCAAAGAGCAGATTGTTGCCGTCGGGGATGGTGCCAATGACGGTTTGATGTTACAATCCGCACATATTGGAATCGGCTTTCACGCGAAACAGGGGTTAAAAGATCAGATTTTGAATTGGATCGATTTTTCAGATATGAGTGTTTTACTCTTTCTCTTTCGACCAACGACTTAG
- a CDS encoding GDSL-type esterase/lipase family protein: MSRANKNNSISAHLLLWVLFSLSLVGCSLRPSKDYYDPNFVCFNEPGWRNQKDFKQYIEKIWFPVRLLYSEDNKSKKSSRVVFVGNSLVHLFLPELIKKEFPNQSVTNRGIGGDMTETLLSRIQEDVLTLSPSVIVMEIGGNDMIQGKCLSLVQRNFQSIIETVHKKNPSIRVIVMAVPPTKVRELNQIVPVYNLFLSNFARKTKNVEYVEVWDDLRKPDELFLREEFVRDNGDKLHFNEKGYEIWGKKLRPLVP; encoded by the coding sequence ATGAGCCGGGCGAACAAGAATAATTCAATTTCCGCCCATCTCCTCCTTTGGGTGCTTTTCTCTCTCTCCTTAGTGGGTTGTAGCCTTCGACCCAGCAAAGATTATTACGATCCGAATTTTGTATGTTTCAATGAACCTGGTTGGCGCAACCAAAAGGATTTCAAACAGTACATAGAAAAGATTTGGTTTCCTGTAAGGCTGCTTTACAGCGAAGACAATAAGTCCAAAAAATCTTCCCGGGTTGTTTTTGTAGGAAACAGTCTGGTTCATTTGTTTTTACCCGAATTAATCAAAAAAGAATTTCCTAATCAGAGTGTCACTAATCGCGGGATAGGTGGTGATATGACTGAGACATTACTTTCTCGTATCCAGGAAGATGTTCTCACTCTTTCTCCGTCGGTGATCGTTATGGAGATAGGAGGGAATGACATGATTCAGGGGAAATGTTTATCCCTTGTCCAAAGAAATTTCCAATCCATTATAGAGACCGTTCATAAAAAGAATCCGTCCATCCGTGTGATTGTGATGGCAGTTCCTCCTACCAAAGTGCGGGAGTTGAATCAAATCGTTCCCGTATACAATCTGTTTTTGTCAAATTTTGCCCGTAAAACAAAGAATGTGGAATATGTGGAAGTTTGGGATGATCTCCGAAAGCCGGACGAACTCTTTCTGCGTGAGGAATTTGTCAGGGATAACGGGGACAAACTTCATTTTAATGAAAAAGGTTACGAAATCTGGGGAAAAAAACTACGTCCTCTCGTTCCGTAA
- a CDS encoding MFS transporter, whose amino-acid sequence MPKPSLPFGKQISYAVGQLGWSTLINIIGLHQVYFYLPPATKTGEDCFPDLIEKMAFWGLSTIGVVAAVGRLWDAITDPIVANSSDRFQSRFGRRMPYLALGGIPAAIFCWLIFLPPNHFISGLNLVWMTVFMLLFYLFLTIYVTPYFALIPELGHTPNERLNLSTYISVTYALGIIVASTEPMIANVLSAHFSYSSDSAIQSLLSRQYALGILCGFAAICMYFPVFAIKEKTYCESEPSSVPFREAVALTFKNKNFLYFALSDLCYFLALTVLTTGISYYVTVLLQLEREFVTQLLTIMLLVSFAFYPVVNIVARKVGKKRTVLFGFYIFLILFLSIFFIGKDSLPIPPHIQGYLIVAVAAVPIAILGILPNAILADIAELDALKTGSKREGLFYAGRTFMQKLGQTLAVLIFSSVILIGLSRESKKQVSPNVTGIIAPSVTDATAKESQIQSESGSEVKNIGENNKNLIEKIVCKVEEEENGGELGVRLTGPLASGFCLLAIFLFGKYREEETLEEIAKIRNK is encoded by the coding sequence ATGCCAAAACCCTCTCTTCCTTTTGGAAAACAGATCAGTTATGCAGTGGGCCAACTCGGTTGGTCTACTCTGATCAATATCATCGGCCTTCACCAAGTTTATTTTTACCTCCCTCCTGCTACAAAAACGGGAGAAGATTGTTTTCCCGATCTGATTGAAAAGATGGCGTTTTGGGGTCTTTCCACTATCGGTGTTGTGGCAGCCGTAGGAAGGTTATGGGATGCGATCACTGACCCGATTGTGGCCAATTCTTCCGACAGGTTTCAGTCCAGGTTCGGTAGACGTATGCCCTATCTGGCGTTAGGCGGGATTCCTGCTGCGATCTTTTGTTGGCTGATCTTTCTTCCTCCGAATCACTTCATTTCCGGACTGAATTTGGTCTGGATGACAGTGTTTATGCTCTTATTTTACCTGTTTTTGACCATCTATGTGACCCCGTATTTTGCACTTATCCCTGAGCTCGGCCACACCCCGAACGAAAGACTCAATCTTTCCACTTATATTTCGGTTACCTACGCTTTGGGGATCATTGTGGCTTCTACAGAGCCTATGATTGCCAATGTTTTGAGTGCTCATTTCTCGTATTCTTCCGATTCCGCAATCCAGTCCCTTTTGTCCCGTCAATACGCCTTGGGAATTCTTTGCGGATTTGCGGCCATTTGTATGTATTTTCCGGTCTTTGCCATCAAAGAAAAAACATACTGTGAATCCGAACCTTCCTCTGTTCCTTTTCGGGAAGCGGTAGCGCTTACTTTCAAAAACAAAAATTTTCTGTATTTCGCATTATCGGATCTTTGTTATTTTCTCGCATTAACGGTGTTAACTACAGGAATTTCCTATTATGTTACCGTATTGCTTCAGTTAGAGCGTGAATTTGTAACTCAGCTTCTTACGATTATGCTTCTTGTTTCTTTTGCTTTTTATCCGGTAGTCAATATAGTCGCACGAAAAGTAGGAAAGAAACGTACTGTTCTTTTCGGATTTTATATTTTTTTAATACTCTTCCTCTCCATCTTTTTCATCGGAAAAGATAGTTTGCCGATTCCGCCACATATCCAGGGTTATTTGATTGTTGCCGTTGCAGCGGTTCCTATTGCCATTTTGGGCATTCTACCGAATGCAATACTTGCGGATATTGCAGAGCTTGATGCTTTGAAGACAGGTTCCAAACGGGAAGGATTGTTTTATGCAGGCAGAACCTTTATGCAAAAATTGGGGCAAACACTAGCAGTTCTTATTTTCAGTTCTGTTATTTTGATCGGACTTTCCCGGGAATCTAAAAAACAAGTTTCTCCGAATGTTACGGGAATCATTGCACCTTCTGTTACAGATGCCACGGCAAAAGAATCGCAGATTCAATCTGAATCCGGTTCAGAGGTAAAAAATATAGGAGAAAACAATAAAAATCTAATAGAAAAGATCGTCTGTAAAGTGGAAGAAGAAGAGAATGGTGGAGAGCTGGGTGTTCGTTTAACAGGACCGCTTGCCTCTGGGTTCTGTCTTTTGGCAATTTTTCTTTTCGGAAAATACCGAGAAGAAGAGACTTTAGAAGAGATTGCCAAGATACGTAATAAATAA
- the bioB gene encoding biotin synthase BioB has translation MIATQSIATTSSEPSVITPEEALAILEGKQPFLHVLKEASDQRFKYFGNKVRIHILDNIKNGYCPEDCGYCAQRKGGDSGIKEYSLKSEEEIWEDAKLAKASGAYRFCMVTSGRGPTDKAVDKLATTISRINSELGLKVCLSAGILDAKKARVLKDAGLDRYNHNLNTSESNYNEICSTHTFKDRLSTLEAASSADIGLCSGLIVGMGEQNSDLVQVAFELKRLGVISIPVNFFIPIKGHAVTLNTSLTPEYCIRVLSVFRLVNPDSEIRIGAGREGHLGSLQSMGLYVANSLFADGYLNVKGSEISQTMNLIRDCGMIPEFSEGIPQGWENYEKEFLYEEKNFPDLYKFKK, from the coding sequence ATGATTGCAACCCAGTCTATAGCGACTACTTCTTCCGAACCTTCCGTCATTACCCCCGAAGAGGCCCTTGCCATTCTGGAAGGGAAACAACCTTTCCTACATGTTCTCAAAGAAGCAAGTGATCAAAGATTCAAATACTTCGGAAACAAAGTCCGCATTCATATTTTGGATAATATTAAAAACGGATACTGCCCGGAAGACTGCGGATACTGCGCACAAAGAAAGGGGGGAGATTCCGGGATCAAAGAATACTCTCTCAAATCCGAAGAAGAAATTTGGGAAGATGCCAAGTTGGCAAAAGCAAGCGGCGCCTATCGTTTTTGTATGGTTACTTCAGGACGAGGTCCTACGGACAAAGCCGTGGATAAATTGGCAACAACGATCAGCCGCATCAATTCAGAGTTAGGTTTGAAAGTTTGTCTTTCTGCCGGGATTTTGGATGCCAAGAAAGCCAGAGTATTGAAAGATGCGGGCCTTGATAGATACAATCACAACCTCAATACTTCCGAATCCAATTATAACGAAATTTGTTCCACTCATACTTTCAAAGACAGGCTTTCAACTTTGGAAGCTGCATCTTCCGCAGACATCGGTCTTTGTTCCGGACTCATCGTCGGGATGGGAGAACAAAACTCCGATTTGGTTCAGGTTGCTTTCGAATTAAAAAGACTGGGAGTTATTTCCATTCCGGTTAATTTCTTTATTCCTATCAAAGGACATGCTGTTACGTTGAACACCAGTTTAACGCCTGAATATTGTATTCGTGTGTTGTCTGTATTCCGATTGGTAAATCCCGATTCTGAAATTCGAATCGGAGCAGGAAGAGAAGGCCATTTGGGATCATTGCAATCCATGGGGCTTTATGTTGCGAATTCCTTATTCGCAGACGGATACTTGAATGTAAAAGGAAGTGAGATTTCTCAAACCATGAATCTTATCCGTGATTGCGGAATGATTCCTGAATTTTCAGAAGGAATTCCTCAAGGTTGGGAAAACTATGAAAAGGAATTTTTATATGAGGAAAAAAACTTTCCGGACTTATATAAATTCAAAAAGTAG
- the bioA gene encoding adenosylmethionine--8-amino-7-oxononanoate transaminase, which produces MNLFTEETSTWIPLTIQNAKESIIPIQSAFKEFLYGVDGKEYIDGISSWWTCIHGHRHPEIMQAIQRQTEVLDHVMLAGFLHEPAESLSKKILNQAGGNYKKVFYSDNGSNAVEIALKLAIQYYKNRDGEKSGRHRSKFIVFSSSYHGDSIGGMNVSGITYFNRIFAELRFPVFEIDAPNPSGFSSDEEISAYYADILSRVKNTILENPDEYAGVVIEPLVFGATGMVFYDAEFLRGLKKITNELDVLLIFDEVFTGMGRTGEYFAFQKADAVPDLVAFAKGLTGGSLPLAATLVTEKIYNAFLTEDPYKSFFHAHTMTGNPLACSAGLASIGILEKEGLDQVKKLEISFRKRMEELVLLHPDNILNPRVLGGIFAFELNQKIGEDEYLNPIGKKLRAKLLEKNILLRPLGNTVYITPPYNISDSSLDRIFSALEQAIGSI; this is translated from the coding sequence ATGAATTTGTTCACTGAAGAAACTTCCACCTGGATTCCACTTACAATCCAAAACGCAAAAGAGTCCATTATACCGATTCAATCCGCATTCAAGGAATTTCTCTACGGAGTAGACGGAAAAGAATACATCGACGGAATCTCTTCCTGGTGGACTTGCATTCACGGACATCGTCATCCGGAAATCATGCAAGCGATACAAAGGCAAACAGAGGTCTTGGACCATGTGATGCTTGCAGGTTTTCTCCATGAACCGGCAGAATCTTTGTCGAAGAAGATTCTGAATCAGGCGGGAGGAAATTATAAAAAAGTTTTTTATTCGGATAACGGATCTAATGCGGTAGAGATCGCTCTCAAACTAGCCATTCAATATTACAAAAACCGGGATGGAGAAAAAAGCGGAAGGCATCGTTCCAAATTTATTGTTTTTTCCTCTTCTTATCATGGAGATAGCATAGGTGGGATGAATGTCTCGGGGATTACATATTTCAATCGGATTTTTGCCGAACTGAGGTTTCCCGTTTTTGAAATAGACGCACCCAACCCGTCAGGATTTTCATCCGATGAAGAGATTAGCGCTTATTATGCGGATATCCTTTCCCGGGTAAAAAATACGATTTTGGAAAACCCGGACGAATACGCAGGTGTGGTGATCGAACCTTTGGTCTTTGGGGCAACGGGGATGGTGTTTTATGATGCCGAATTCCTGCGTGGGTTAAAAAAGATCACGAATGAATTGGATGTGCTCTTGATCTTTGATGAAGTGTTTACCGGGATGGGAAGAACCGGAGAATACTTTGCATTTCAAAAGGCGGATGCGGTTCCCGATTTGGTAGCTTTTGCGAAAGGGCTGACCGGGGGATCACTCCCTCTCGCGGCGACGCTTGTGACTGAAAAAATTTATAATGCTTTTTTGACGGAAGACCCGTACAAATCCTTCTTTCATGCGCACACGATGACAGGAAATCCTTTGGCATGTAGCGCCGGTTTGGCGAGTATCGGAATTTTGGAAAAAGAGGGTTTGGATCAGGTAAAAAAACTGGAGATATCCTTTCGAAAACGAATGGAGGAGCTTGTACTTTTGCATCCGGACAATATTTTGAATCCAAGGGTTTTGGGAGGAATTTTCGCTTTCGAATTGAACCAGAAGATCGGGGAGGACGAGTATCTCAATCCGATCGGGAAAAAGTTGCGGGCGAAATTATTGGAGAAAAACATTCTTTTGCGACCTCTGGGAAATACGGTCTACATCACTCCTCCTTATAATATTTCGGATTCGTCTTTGGACCGGATTTTTTCCGCCTTGGAGCAGGCGATCGGTTCTATCTGA
- the bioD gene encoding dethiobiotin synthase — protein MSQAFFVTGTGTDVGKTFFSSLFMAKYARKYEYQYWKPIQTGLSEVDDTSFIRKVTNFEDSFFQKPIYGFSHASSPHYAAKKESNEIDPKLVLNRINSQRHKRILIEGAGGIFVPWTENFLGWQGIQQTNLKVVVVGSSELGTINHTLMTLECLLNRYIPVVGFYLVGPKNELIEDNRNMIQKFGGAPCLGHTSFPMQKLSPPEFISYAESFFDTDGSVIHSVMDTEGDEFVH, from the coding sequence GTGAGTCAGGCTTTTTTTGTTACTGGAACAGGAACGGATGTGGGGAAAACTTTTTTTTCCTCCCTCTTTATGGCAAAGTATGCCCGTAAGTACGAGTATCAGTATTGGAAACCGATCCAAACCGGACTTTCCGAAGTAGACGACACAAGTTTTATCCGAAAAGTGACAAACTTCGAAGATAGTTTTTTTCAAAAGCCCATTTATGGCTTTTCCCATGCTTCCAGCCCTCATTATGCCGCCAAAAAAGAATCCAATGAAATCGATCCGAAACTTGTACTGAACCGAATCAATTCCCAGAGACATAAGCGAATTTTGATCGAAGGTGCAGGCGGAATATTCGTTCCCTGGACGGAAAACTTTCTGGGATGGCAGGGAATCCAACAAACCAATCTTAAAGTAGTGGTAGTCGGTTCTTCCGAACTTGGCACGATCAATCATACACTCATGACCTTGGAGTGTTTGTTGAATCGTTATATTCCCGTAGTTGGATTTTATCTTGTGGGCCCTAAAAACGAACTTATCGAAGACAATCGGAACATGATACAGAAGTTTGGCGGTGCTCCTTGCCTCGGTCATACTTCCTTTCCAATGCAAAAACTTTCACCACCTGAATTTATTTCTTATGCGGAATCTTTCTTTGATACGGATGGTTCCGTGATCCATTCCGTTATGGATACGGAAGGGGATGAATTTGTTCACTGA
- a CDS encoding cyclic nucleotide-binding domain-containing protein, translated as MQLPLWKSILKRDDNPITEISHFLRETAIFQGLPRRTLREVARLIHKRKYYAGETIFFQGQAGTGVYLILSGKVEISSQREGITLKLAELEKGAFFGELALFQDIPRSATAVAVVDSILLGFFQPELKTLLETKPRVGNDLLLSFAGIIADRLRKTNDTLETAYFKSKRAKKKNASE; from the coding sequence ATGCAACTCCCACTTTGGAAATCGATTTTAAAACGTGACGACAACCCCATTACAGAAATTTCACATTTTCTTAGGGAAACCGCGATCTTCCAAGGATTGCCCAGAAGGACTCTGCGGGAAGTCGCAAGACTGATCCACAAAAGAAAGTATTATGCCGGGGAAACGATCTTCTTTCAAGGCCAGGCGGGCACCGGAGTGTATCTGATTTTGAGCGGCAAAGTGGAAATTTCTTCGCAAAGAGAAGGAATTACCCTCAAGCTCGCAGAACTGGAGAAAGGTGCTTTTTTCGGTGAACTGGCGTTATTCCAGGATATTCCACGCTCCGCAACGGCGGTTGCGGTGGTTGATTCCATCTTGCTAGGATTTTTCCAACCGGAGTTGAAAACCCTACTCGAAACAAAACCGAGAGTGGGAAACGATCTGCTTTTGAGTTTTGCTGGAATCATCGCAGACAGACTTCGCAAAACAAACGATACATTGGAAACTGCGTATTTCAAAAGCAAAAGAGCGAAGAAAAAAAATGCATCCGAATAG
- a CDS encoding AI-2E family transporter, producing the protein MHPNSTSSLIVKISFFTLIGITVCIGLIGVKFLAVPLLISGIHFYILHGVVDHLESRGMPRWITILVLFGVITSFGYWLLAYYIPNLFEKAQPVIADWSLKMSDPSFQIVDFNELPIVSQNPELWKKIIKPEEIAKLFTESLESFLKELVLMIPTFLSWMIIIPIISFFLLLDANLIYKTFISLIPNRFFEMFLMVLYRTNQQITSYLKSLVIQCGIMAVVASLGFYLVGVKFFFLFGCVLGIANSIPYLGPLLGALPPLLFCFLFPELSPSLGSIVGVVVVAQLIDNAVVQPVVIANAVSLHPLAILIGIAVGGNFFGIFGMLLAIPVLSILKVTTGILYQTLKEHQII; encoded by the coding sequence ATGCATCCGAATAGTACCTCTTCCTTAATCGTCAAGATTTCGTTTTTTACCCTGATTGGAATCACGGTATGCATCGGGCTAATTGGTGTAAAATTCTTAGCAGTACCTTTGCTGATTTCAGGGATCCATTTTTATATCCTACACGGTGTCGTAGATCATTTGGAATCCAGAGGGATGCCCAGATGGATCACCATACTCGTATTATTCGGAGTCATCACTTCGTTCGGGTATTGGTTGCTCGCCTATTATATTCCGAATCTGTTCGAGAAAGCCCAACCTGTGATAGCCGATTGGTCTTTGAAGATGTCCGATCCCAGTTTTCAAATTGTAGACTTTAATGAATTGCCTATTGTTTCCCAAAACCCGGAACTTTGGAAAAAGATCATCAAACCGGAAGAGATTGCCAAATTGTTTACGGAATCATTGGAGAGCTTTTTGAAAGAATTGGTTTTAATGATCCCTACTTTCCTAAGCTGGATGATCATAATTCCGATTATCAGCTTCTTTCTGTTACTCGATGCAAATTTGATTTACAAAACATTTATCAGCCTGATCCCTAATCGTTTTTTCGAAATGTTCCTAATGGTATTGTACAGAACCAATCAGCAGATCACAAGTTATCTGAAGAGTCTTGTGATCCAATGCGGGATCATGGCGGTTGTTGCTTCGCTAGGATTTTATCTTGTAGGTGTCAAATTTTTCTTTTTATTCGGATGTGTGCTTGGAATCGCAAATTCAATTCCTTATCTAGGGCCTTTGCTCGGTGCTCTTCCTCCTTTGTTATTTTGTTTTTTATTTCCCGAACTCTCTCCTTCTTTGGGATCGATCGTAGGCGTGGTCGTAGTCGCACAGCTGATCGATAACGCAGTCGTGCAACCGGTGGTAATTGCAAATGCAGTGTCTCTTCACCCTCTTGCGATTTTGATCGGGATTGCCGTCGGAGGAAACTTTTTCGGAATCTTCGGGATGTTGCTTGCGATACCGGTACTTTCCATTTTAAAAGTTACGACCGGAATTCTTTACCAAACCTTAAAGGAACATCAGATCATTTAA